The following are from one region of the Salinirussus salinus genome:
- a CDS encoding DUF373 family protein, translating into MSTLVVCLYRGGSLPTTLPVVGEGAVEELVTEAGIEDPEDSRVNCLLEGLRVARETGEGTVLAVVSAEDSVSGTRTFAAQIDDLVAEHDPDSAVVVVDSAEDERLVPIVESRVRVDAVDRVVVRQAHDIESTYYLLKQFLADEQLRKTVLVPVGLALLAFPALLFVAESPAVAVGTIAAAVGFYLLYKGLGVDGYLAALPGQIRGALYSGQVALVTYVVAAGLALVGVFVGVLAASGIGNSPADLIVGMRFVYDAIPWLTAAALAASAGRLLDEFIRDDDLGGAYVNLPFVAVAVGLAVRGFSAYFLERSGVFDPVSVPSADLGPLSVEGFSLSPGAHLALFILASILISLVGVRVAAYVSGSDIEVEFDEPSS; encoded by the coding sequence GTGAGCACGCTGGTCGTCTGTCTCTACCGCGGTGGCTCCCTCCCGACCACCCTGCCCGTCGTCGGCGAGGGCGCGGTCGAGGAGCTGGTGACCGAGGCGGGCATCGAGGACCCCGAAGACAGCCGCGTGAACTGCCTGCTCGAGGGGCTACGGGTGGCCCGCGAGACCGGTGAGGGGACCGTGCTGGCGGTCGTCTCCGCGGAGGACTCCGTCAGCGGGACGCGGACGTTCGCCGCCCAGATAGACGACCTCGTCGCCGAGCACGACCCCGACTCGGCGGTGGTGGTCGTGGACAGCGCCGAGGACGAGCGGCTCGTCCCGATCGTCGAGAGCCGGGTCCGCGTGGACGCCGTCGACCGCGTCGTCGTGCGGCAGGCACACGACATCGAGTCGACCTACTACCTGCTCAAGCAGTTTCTCGCCGACGAGCAACTCCGGAAGACCGTGCTGGTCCCCGTCGGCCTCGCGCTGCTCGCCTTTCCGGCGTTGCTGTTCGTCGCCGAGTCCCCCGCCGTCGCCGTCGGGACCATCGCCGCCGCCGTCGGCTTTTATCTGCTGTACAAGGGGCTGGGCGTCGACGGCTACCTCGCCGCCCTTCCCGGTCAGATCCGCGGGGCGCTGTACTCCGGACAGGTCGCGCTGGTCACCTACGTCGTCGCCGCCGGCCTCGCACTCGTCGGCGTGTTCGTCGGCGTCCTGGCGGCGTCAGGGATCGGGAACTCCCCCGCCGACCTGATCGTCGGAATGCGCTTCGTCTACGACGCCATCCCCTGGCTGACCGCGGCGGCACTGGCCGCGAGCGCCGGCCGCCTGCTCGACGAGTTCATCCGCGACGACGACCTCGGGGGCGCGTACGTGAACCTCCCCTTCGTCGCGGTGGCCGTCGGGCTCGCGGTCCGGGGCTTCTCGGCGTACTTCCTCGAACGGTCGGGCGTGTTCGACCCCGTCAGCGTGCCGAGTGCGGACCTCGGGCCCCTCTCAGTCGAGGGGTTCTCGCTCTCGCCGGGGGCCCACCTCGCCCTGTTCATCCTCGCGAGCATCCTCATCAGCCTCGTCGGCGTCCGGGTCGCCGCCTACGTCAGCGGCTCGGACATCGAGGTGGAGTTCGACGAGCCCAGTTCGTAA
- a CDS encoding RtcB family protein — protein MTTFDAGPVTLERVREFVWEIPQEGEMRVPARVFASEALLEEIKEDRTLQQLRNATHLPGIRKYAVCMPDGHQGYGFPVGGVAGIDAEDGCISPGAIGYDINCGVRMVRTDLDYDDVRGREEELVDRLFEAVPTGLGGGGVYEGSMADVEAILERGMDWALEEGYAVEADLAHCEDEGYRPEADAGAVSQKARDRGKNQVGSLGSGNHFLEVQRVTDVFLEDVAAEFGLREDQVVVLIHCGSRGLGHQVCTDYLRDIEQTHQGLLNQLPDKELAAAPAGSQLADEYYRAMCAAINFAWVNRQLITHQTRQVFADVFDAEWEELGMELLYDVAHNIAKREVHDVAVGPAGEDTGREERELFVHRKGATRSFPAGRPELPAAYRDVGQPVIIPGSMGAGSYVLRGGEESLAETFGSTAHGAGRLMSRTQAKDEFWGEDVQRDLQDRQQVYVRAQSGATVAEEAPGVYKDVDEVIRVSDALGIGDRVARTFPVCNIKG, from the coding sequence ATGACCACCTTCGACGCCGGCCCCGTCACGCTCGAGCGCGTCCGGGAGTTCGTCTGGGAGATCCCACAGGAAGGGGAGATGCGCGTGCCCGCTCGCGTGTTCGCCAGCGAGGCACTGCTCGAGGAGATCAAGGAGGACAGGACGCTCCAGCAACTCCGCAACGCGACTCACCTCCCCGGTATCCGGAAGTACGCAGTCTGCATGCCCGACGGTCACCAGGGCTACGGCTTCCCCGTCGGCGGCGTCGCGGGCATCGACGCCGAGGACGGCTGTATCAGTCCCGGCGCGATCGGCTACGACATCAACTGCGGCGTCCGGATGGTGCGGACGGACCTCGATTACGACGACGTCCGGGGCCGCGAGGAGGAGCTGGTCGACCGGCTGTTCGAGGCGGTACCCACCGGGCTCGGCGGCGGCGGCGTCTACGAGGGGAGCATGGCCGACGTCGAAGCCATCCTCGAACGCGGCATGGACTGGGCGCTGGAGGAGGGCTACGCCGTCGAGGCGGACCTGGCCCACTGCGAGGACGAAGGGTACCGGCCAGAGGCCGACGCGGGCGCGGTCTCGCAGAAGGCCAGGGACCGCGGCAAGAACCAGGTCGGTTCGCTGGGATCGGGCAACCACTTCCTGGAGGTCCAGCGGGTCACCGACGTCTTCCTGGAGGACGTCGCCGCGGAGTTCGGCCTCCGGGAGGACCAGGTGGTCGTCCTCATCCACTGCGGGTCCCGCGGGCTCGGACACCAGGTCTGCACCGACTACCTCCGGGACATCGAGCAAACCCACCAGGGGCTGTTGAACCAGCTGCCGGACAAGGAACTGGCCGCGGCGCCGGCGGGCTCGCAGCTGGCCGACGAGTACTACCGGGCGATGTGTGCCGCGATCAACTTCGCGTGGGTCAACCGCCAGCTGATCACCCACCAGACCCGGCAGGTCTTCGCGGACGTGTTCGACGCGGAATGGGAGGAGCTGGGGATGGAGCTGCTGTACGACGTGGCCCACAACATCGCGAAGCGGGAGGTCCACGACGTGGCGGTCGGCCCGGCGGGTGAGGACACCGGCCGCGAGGAGCGGGAGCTGTTCGTCCACCGGAAGGGAGCGACGCGGTCGTTCCCGGCCGGCCGGCCAGAACTCCCGGCGGCCTACCGCGACGTGGGCCAGCCGGTGATCATCCCCGGCAGCATGGGGGCGGGCAGCTACGTCCTCCGCGGGGGCGAGGAGTCGCTCGCGGAGACCTTCGGCTCGACGGCCCACGGTGCCGGCCGGCTGATGAGCCGCACGCAGGCCAAAGACGAGTTCTGGGGCGAGGACGTCCAGCGGGACCTGCAGGACCGCCAGCAGGTCTACGTCAGAGCCCAGAGCGGCGCGACCGTCGCCGAGGAAGCCCCCGGCGTCTACAAGGACGTCGACGAGGTGATCCGCGTCTCCGACGCCCTGGGGATCGGCGACCGCGTCGCCCGCACGTTCCCGGTCTGTAACATCAAGGGATAG
- a CDS encoding DUF5816 domain-containing protein: METIVGPDGATLYRDEQPARRGSKAPFYVVYSDADRENRWGFYCGNCHTLDNAVDPMGRVQCNECSNRTKAEEWDAAHE; encoded by the coding sequence ATGGAGACGATCGTCGGCCCCGACGGAGCGACGCTGTACCGCGACGAGCAGCCGGCACGCCGCGGCTCGAAGGCGCCGTTTTATGTCGTCTACAGCGACGCCGACCGCGAGAACCGCTGGGGCTTCTACTGCGGGAACTGCCACACGCTGGACAACGCCGTCGACCCGATGGGGCGGGTCCAGTGCAACGAGTGCTCGAACCGCACGAAAGCCGAGGAGTGGGACGCCGCCCACGAGTGA
- a CDS encoding universal stress protein, which produces MQQVVVPVRYPLSDRSRATLEEAIGIAEEREAALTVLHVNLYQDNGRVTRRQLREAVERAFGTIPNARYVVRRGLLVEETILEEVAAGDADVVVVGKRQASRWRRMMRRLTDDPDIEGYLKNELDAEVVTASSD; this is translated from the coding sequence ATGCAGCAGGTCGTCGTCCCCGTCCGGTACCCTCTCAGCGACCGCTCCAGGGCCACGCTGGAGGAGGCTATCGGGATCGCCGAGGAGCGCGAGGCAGCCCTGACCGTCCTCCACGTCAACCTCTACCAGGACAACGGGCGCGTCACCCGCCGCCAGCTCCGCGAGGCCGTCGAGCGCGCCTTCGGAACGATCCCGAACGCGCGCTACGTCGTTCGGCGGGGGCTGCTCGTCGAGGAGACGATCCTCGAGGAGGTCGCCGCCGGCGACGCCGACGTGGTGGTCGTCGGGAAGCGACAGGCGAGCCGGTGGCGGCGGATGATGCGCCGGCTCACCGACGACCCCGACATCGAGGGGTATCTCAAAAACGAGCTCGACGCCGAGGTCGTCACCGCGAGTTCGGACTAA
- a CDS encoding squalene/phytoene synthase family protein, which yields MSRFHEDGRSVDPANGRRTDGAAAGGAEAVEWCYDAVGTVSRTFALTVEELEEPMAREVCVGYLVCRVADTVEDDPRVPPAEKAALLRTYDRVLAPDSDTDGADFRRRVDPWLPPDPGPDWTVVADAPRVLTALDGLGPAARERIVPPVREMVDGMATFVERYADEPGLRVQTAAELEEYCQYAAGTVGTLVTSLVAAEADAPTTERLRETARSFGLLLQLVNVAKDAGGDYTEEGNVYLPAVWLEEAGVTPADLGDPAAADRVAPVIERATAHAETYLDDAQAWLEAMPEDRGNRLSAWATPYLLAVGTIRELARRPADAVREGDVKVGRAEVAAVVSAFERGATAADLGDLRARVRERPLQEY from the coding sequence GTGTCCCGTTTTCACGAGGACGGTCGGTCGGTCGACCCGGCGAACGGGCGCCGAACGGACGGCGCCGCGGCCGGCGGAGCGGAGGCCGTCGAGTGGTGTTACGACGCCGTCGGTACGGTCTCGCGCACCTTCGCGCTCACCGTCGAGGAACTCGAGGAGCCGATGGCCCGCGAGGTGTGTGTCGGCTACCTCGTCTGTCGCGTCGCCGACACCGTTGAGGACGACCCGCGGGTCCCGCCCGCCGAGAAGGCGGCCCTCCTGCGGACCTACGACCGCGTGCTCGCCCCCGACAGCGACACCGACGGCGCCGACTTTCGCCGCCGCGTCGACCCGTGGCTCCCGCCCGACCCCGGACCGGACTGGACAGTCGTCGCGGACGCGCCGCGCGTCCTGACGGCACTGGACGGGCTCGGCCCGGCCGCCCGCGAGCGCATCGTCCCGCCCGTCCGGGAGATGGTGGACGGGATGGCGACCTTCGTCGAGCGGTACGCCGACGAGCCGGGACTGCGGGTCCAGACCGCGGCGGAGCTCGAGGAGTACTGCCAGTACGCCGCCGGGACCGTCGGGACGCTCGTCACCTCGCTGGTCGCCGCCGAGGCCGACGCCCCGACCACCGAGCGCCTGCGCGAGACGGCTCGCTCCTTCGGCCTCCTGCTCCAGCTGGTCAACGTCGCCAAGGACGCCGGCGGGGACTACACCGAGGAGGGGAACGTCTACCTGCCGGCGGTCTGGCTCGAGGAGGCCGGCGTCACCCCCGCGGACCTGGGCGACCCGGCTGCGGCCGACCGGGTCGCACCCGTCATCGAGCGCGCGACCGCCCACGCGGAGACGTACCTCGACGACGCCCAGGCCTGGCTGGAGGCGATGCCCGAAGACCGCGGGAACCGCCTCTCCGCGTGGGCGACCCCCTACCTGCTGGCTGTCGGTACCATCCGGGAGCTCGCTCGCCGGCCGGCCGACGCTGTCCGGGAGGGTGACGTGAAAGTCGGGCGGGCGGAGGTCGCCGCGGTGGTCTCCGCCTTCGAGCGGGGTGCGACGGCCGCCGACCTCGGCGACCTGCGTGCCCGGGTCCGGGAGCGTCCCCTCCAGGAGTACTGA
- a CDS encoding mechanosensitive ion channel family protein — translation MPQAGATGDALSPAAAPVTELLLPLQGLAQPSWFPEWIPEWVLPLVASVLVVVLSWVAGRLVVRLFGRRIARRFERPSLTRTALRGLRLVVYLLGFFTILRINGFDLGSIALSVTVFSAVVGVILAPIVGSVISGVFLLADQPYEIGDMVELDDGTRGFIDDITLRYTKMLTLDNTFLVIPNGTIRERDVTNYSAEDTRTRLALDVLVTYESDIPAARELIERAARKVDVVIEGGPRIRVGAARYPAAPTCYIEAYADNGVNLRLRYWAKEPYKLLTTRSRVQEEVWTALEESDADIEIAYPHTHLMFDETSGQLNVATGGVDRPAVDGDGRRTAGSRVPPSVPEEPGDEG, via the coding sequence ATGCCACAGGCCGGCGCCACAGGAGACGCCCTCTCTCCGGCGGCTGCGCCGGTGACGGAACTCCTGCTCCCGCTGCAGGGGCTGGCTCAGCCCTCCTGGTTCCCGGAGTGGATCCCGGAGTGGGTGTTGCCACTCGTCGCCTCGGTTCTGGTGGTCGTCCTGTCGTGGGTTGCAGGCCGGCTGGTGGTCAGGCTGTTCGGCCGGCGGATCGCCCGCCGGTTCGAGCGTCCCAGCCTGACGCGGACGGCGCTTCGGGGGCTCCGGCTGGTGGTCTACCTGCTCGGGTTCTTCACCATCCTCCGGATCAACGGCTTCGACCTCGGAAGCATCGCGCTGTCGGTGACGGTGTTCTCGGCGGTCGTGGGTGTCATCCTCGCGCCGATCGTCGGCAGCGTCATCAGTGGCGTCTTCCTGCTTGCCGACCAGCCCTACGAGATCGGCGACATGGTCGAGCTCGACGACGGGACCAGGGGGTTCATCGACGACATCACCCTCCGGTACACCAAGATGCTCACGCTCGACAACACCTTCCTCGTGATCCCGAACGGGACCATCCGCGAGCGCGACGTCACCAACTACTCCGCGGAGGACACCCGGACCAGGCTGGCGCTGGACGTGCTTGTGACCTACGAGAGCGACATCCCGGCGGCCCGGGAACTCATCGAGCGCGCCGCCCGGAAGGTCGACGTCGTCATCGAGGGCGGCCCGCGGATCCGGGTGGGGGCCGCCCGCTACCCCGCCGCGCCCACCTGCTACATCGAGGCCTACGCCGACAACGGTGTCAACCTCCGTCTCCGCTACTGGGCCAAGGAGCCGTACAAGCTGCTGACCACCAGGTCACGGGTCCAGGAAGAGGTCTGGACCGCGCTCGAGGAGTCCGACGCCGACATCGAGATCGCCTACCCCCACACCCACCTGATGTTCGACGAGACCAGCGGCCAGCTCAACGTGGCCACTGGCGGGGTGGACCGGCCGGCGGTCGACGGGGACGGCCGACGGACCGCGGGGAGCAGGGTGCCGCCCTCGGTGCCGGAGGAACCCGGCGACGAGGGTTAG
- a CDS encoding NAD-binding protein, whose amino-acid sequence MNDDTPTADDPPDGAHGSARYVLGGGPLGTAVARRLRAAGREVPVVDVSADADGASGFQGSPVDARLLDEAGVADASTVVVATQSDRRNLLIAQLVSARFDVPDVVVLVNAPDRLDAFADAGHDPVCATSVLSDALATSV is encoded by the coding sequence ATGAACGATGACACACCCACGGCGGACGACCCACCCGACGGAGCGCACGGGAGCGCCCGCTACGTCCTGGGCGGTGGCCCGCTCGGGACGGCCGTCGCCCGACGCCTGCGGGCGGCCGGTCGGGAGGTCCCGGTCGTCGACGTCTCGGCCGACGCGGACGGCGCGTCCGGGTTCCAGGGGAGCCCGGTGGACGCCCGGCTGCTGGACGAAGCCGGCGTGGCGGACGCATCGACGGTCGTCGTCGCGACCCAGTCCGACCGGCGAAACCTCCTCATCGCACAGCTCGTCAGCGCTCGCTTCGACGTCCCCGACGTCGTCGTCCTGGTGAACGCCCCCGACAGACTCGACGCCTTCGCCGACGCCGGGCACGACCCGGTCTGTGCGACGTCCGTCCTGTCCGACGCACTCGCAACCAGCGTATGA
- a CDS encoding DUF5800 family protein, which produces MTVLSFDEHGVDVVYEGTEFRLEKKLVEDAIGKSYPDVTDHEVLQIVEPDPALSGEPQRVADILA; this is translated from the coding sequence ATGACTGTTCTCTCCTTCGACGAGCACGGCGTCGACGTGGTCTACGAGGGCACGGAATTCCGCCTGGAGAAGAAACTGGTCGAGGACGCCATCGGCAAGTCCTACCCCGACGTGACCGACCACGAGGTTCTGCAGATCGTCGAACCCGACCCCGCGCTCTCGGGCGAACCACAGCGGGTCGCCGACATCCTCGCCTGA
- a CDS encoding Lrp/AsnC family transcriptional regulator, with protein MKDGELDSIDRHILYYLQQDARGTSSSDIAEKLDLSPSTVRTRLNKLEESGIVRGYHIDIDYDLAGYPLYTKIICTAPIPERDTLADRAREIRGVTAVREIMTGERNVYVNAIGRDHDDLNRISQDLDALGLDIVDEQLIRDEYVCPYHGFLDQEEGADGQENEDGGPA; from the coding sequence ATGAAAGACGGCGAGCTCGATTCGATCGACCGGCACATCCTCTACTACCTCCAGCAGGACGCCCGGGGGACCTCCTCCAGCGACATCGCGGAGAAGCTCGACCTCTCGCCGAGCACCGTCCGGACCCGGCTCAACAAGCTGGAGGAAAGCGGTATCGTCCGCGGCTACCACATCGACATCGACTACGACCTGGCGGGCTACCCGCTGTACACGAAGATCATCTGTACGGCCCCCATCCCGGAGCGCGACACGCTCGCGGACCGGGCACGGGAGATCCGCGGCGTCACGGCCGTCCGCGAGATCATGACCGGCGAGCGCAACGTCTACGTCAACGCCATCGGGAGAGACCACGACGACCTCAACCGGATCAGCCAGGACCTGGACGCGCTCGGGCTGGATATCGTCGACGAACAGCTCATCCGCGACGAGTACGTCTGTCCCTACCACGGCTTTCTCGACCAGGAGGAGGGAGCCGACGGCCAGGAGAACGAGGACGGGGGCCCGGCGTAG
- a CDS encoding translation initiation factor eIF-2B — protein MIDETADEIADMQTHSSSVVAVKAARALGELADREFPAVEEYLRALERNSNALRRANPSHASLHNTQGRIVDRVTGASPDSVAEAQRLTEEAIAEVVETVEAGKRRAAERGAELVAGDDTLLVHDYSTTVLSAVTRAVEEGGSFTVYVTEARPRYLGRKMARRLAEFEAVDTHLLVDSASGHYLPECDRVVVGMDCIVDGTLYNRVGTYPLAATAADAGVPVAVIGSAAKLVDEGFAFENEFRPASEVMREPADGFAVENPAYDATPTRLVDTVVTDEGRFEP, from the coding sequence ATGATAGACGAGACCGCCGACGAGATCGCCGACATGCAGACCCACTCCTCGTCGGTCGTGGCGGTCAAAGCGGCGCGTGCGCTGGGGGAGCTGGCCGACCGGGAGTTCCCGGCCGTCGAGGAGTACCTGCGCGCGCTGGAGCGCAACAGCAACGCCCTCCGGCGGGCGAACCCCTCACACGCCTCGCTGCACAACACCCAGGGCCGGATCGTCGACCGGGTCACCGGCGCCTCGCCCGACAGCGTCGCGGAGGCACAGCGCCTCACCGAGGAGGCCATCGCCGAGGTCGTCGAGACCGTCGAGGCGGGGAAACGCCGGGCCGCGGAGCGGGGGGCGGAACTGGTCGCCGGCGACGACACGCTGCTGGTCCACGACTACTCGACGACGGTGCTCTCGGCGGTCACCCGGGCCGTCGAGGAGGGTGGCTCGTTCACGGTCTACGTTACGGAGGCCCGGCCGCGGTATCTCGGCCGGAAGATGGCCCGGCGGCTCGCCGAGTTCGAGGCCGTCGACACCCACCTGCTGGTCGACAGCGCCAGCGGCCACTACCTCCCGGAGTGTGACCGCGTGGTCGTGGGGATGGACTGCATCGTCGACGGGACGCTGTACAACCGCGTGGGGACCTACCCGCTGGCCGCGACGGCCGCCGACGCGGGCGTCCCGGTGGCGGTCATCGGCTCGGCGGCCAAGCTCGTCGACGAGGGCTTCGCCTTCGAGAACGAGTTCCGGCCGGCCAGCGAGGTGATGCGCGAGCCCGCCGACGGGTTCGCGGTCGAGAACCCCGCCTACGACGCGACCCCGACCCGGCTGGTCGACACCGTCGTCACCGACGAGGGACGTTTCGAGCCGTGA
- a CDS encoding amino acid permease, giving the protein MKELERDLGLPSVLAISIGAMIGSGIFILPALALDIAGPAVIVAYALAGLLVVPAALSKSEMATAMPEAGGTYIYIERGMGPLLGTVAGVGTWFSLSFKGALALVGGVPYLLLYLDLPLKPVALALAAVLILVNVVGAKQTGRLQLVIVVVMLAALGWFAAASAPGVQSANYADFFADGLGGLLAATGLVFVSYAGVTKVASVAEEVEDPGRNIPLGILGSLAFTTLLYVAIVAVLVGVTDPGSVAGSLTPMAVAAEATLGQAGVVAVVLAAILALVSTANAGILSSSRYPFAMSRDELAPPSLSTVSERFGTPVTSITLTGAVLLALIAFVDILEIAKLASAFQILVFAMINLAVVAFREGSAAYEPEFTSPLYPWMQIFGAVTGVLLLTQMGTVALAGAVVIALGSLLWYLAYVRPRVSREGAATDAIRRQVGRDALTDVETTMAEDTREVLVALTKGGDEARERSLVALAADLVRPDDGRVVAVRFEEIPDQVPLTERATVQSDSDISFETRTEELSAELGVDIEADEVVSHDTKHAIVNFADDRGVDTVVAEHEPLRLRSRLVGDPIDWVVRHAPCDVLLVDNLGYDRPEQVALSGRSGPYPPLAVDVASAVAGANGGEISLWYPSDREGTDEYRQTIEDYQSELSELLSVPVRAESVRTDGGQPSRPDLLVRPGADDRLRDALFDDRPTFPSPGCTTVTAYPHESGRPPLARRLLERLTF; this is encoded by the coding sequence ATGAAGGAACTGGAACGCGACCTGGGCCTGCCTTCCGTCCTCGCGATCAGCATCGGCGCGATGATCGGCAGCGGCATCTTCATCCTGCCGGCACTCGCACTCGACATCGCCGGTCCCGCCGTGATCGTGGCGTACGCCCTCGCGGGGCTGCTGGTGGTCCCCGCCGCACTCTCGAAGTCGGAGATGGCCACCGCCATGCCCGAGGCCGGTGGGACCTACATCTACATCGAGCGCGGCATGGGGCCGCTGCTCGGGACGGTCGCCGGCGTCGGGACGTGGTTCTCGCTGTCGTTCAAGGGAGCGCTCGCGCTCGTGGGCGGCGTCCCGTACCTGCTGTTGTACCTCGACCTCCCGCTGAAGCCGGTCGCGCTGGCGCTGGCGGCGGTGCTCATCCTGGTGAACGTCGTCGGCGCCAAACAGACCGGGCGGCTCCAGCTGGTCATCGTCGTGGTCATGCTGGCGGCGCTTGGCTGGTTTGCCGCCGCCAGCGCGCCCGGCGTCCAGTCGGCGAACTACGCGGACTTCTTCGCGGACGGTCTGGGCGGGCTGCTCGCCGCGACCGGGCTGGTCTTCGTCTCGTACGCCGGCGTCACCAAGGTCGCCAGCGTCGCCGAGGAGGTCGAGGACCCGGGCCGGAACATCCCGTTGGGCATCCTTGGCTCGCTGGCCTTCACGACGCTGCTGTACGTGGCCATCGTGGCGGTGCTGGTCGGGGTGACCGACCCCGGCAGCGTCGCCGGCTCGCTGACGCCGATGGCGGTCGCCGCCGAGGCGACACTCGGCCAGGCCGGGGTGGTCGCCGTCGTCCTCGCAGCCATCCTCGCGCTCGTCTCGACGGCCAACGCCGGTATCCTCTCCTCCTCCCGGTACCCCTTCGCGATGAGCCGGGACGAGCTCGCGCCGCCGTCGCTGTCGACGGTCAGCGAGCGCTTCGGCACCCCGGTCACCTCGATCACCCTCACCGGGGCGGTCCTGCTCGCGCTCATCGCCTTCGTGGACATCCTCGAGATCGCGAAACTCGCGAGCGCCTTCCAGATCCTGGTGTTCGCGATGATCAACCTCGCGGTCGTCGCCTTCCGCGAGGGGAGCGCGGCGTACGAACCGGAGTTCACGTCGCCGCTGTACCCCTGGATGCAGATTTTCGGTGCCGTCACCGGGGTGCTCCTGCTGACCCAGATGGGGACGGTCGCGCTCGCCGGGGCCGTCGTCATCGCGCTCGGGAGCCTCCTCTGGTATCTCGCCTACGTCCGGCCGCGGGTCAGCCGGGAGGGAGCGGCGACGGACGCGATCCGGCGCCAGGTGGGCCGGGACGCCCTCACGGACGTCGAAACCACGATGGCCGAGGACACCCGCGAGGTGCTCGTCGCGCTCACCAAAGGCGGGGACGAGGCCCGCGAGCGCTCGCTGGTCGCGCTGGCCGCGGACCTGGTCCGACCCGACGACGGCCGCGTCGTCGCGGTCCGGTTCGAGGAGATCCCCGACCAGGTGCCGCTCACCGAGCGCGCGACCGTCCAGTCGGACTCCGACATCTCCTTCGAGACACGGACCGAGGAGCTCTCCGCGGAGCTCGGCGTCGACATCGAGGCCGACGAGGTCGTCAGCCACGACACGAAACACGCGATCGTCAACTTCGCCGACGACCGCGGCGTGGACACGGTCGTCGCCGAACACGAACCCCTCCGGCTCCGGTCGCGACTGGTGGGCGACCCGATCGACTGGGTGGTCCGGCACGCGCCGTGTGACGTGCTGCTGGTAGACAACCTCGGTTACGACCGCCCGGAGCAGGTGGCCCTCTCCGGGCGGAGCGGCCCGTACCCGCCGCTGGCGGTCGACGTCGCAAGCGCCGTCGCCGGGGCGAACGGCGGGGAGATCTCGCTGTGGTATCCGTCCGACCGCGAGGGAACCGACGAGTACAGACAGACGATCGAGGACTACCAGTCCGAACTCTCGGAGTTGCTCTCCGTCCCGGTCCGTGCCGAGTCGGTCAGGACCGACGGCGGCCAGCCCTCCCGACCCGACCTGCTGGTCCGCCCCGGTGCCGACGACAGGCTCCGCGACGCGCTGTTCGACGACCGCCCGACCTTCCCGAGCCCGGGGTGTACGACGGTCACCGCCTACCCCCACGAATCGGGCCGGCCGCCGCTCGCGCGCCGGCTGCTCGAACGGCTCACGTTCTGA
- a CDS encoding DUF7116 family protein, with protein sequence MSTVTGTLHQRARTVFSDLGYVTSGDGRTFRAERKWRIVHVTPMPEPEAPPDSGDLRCFVTWVENLAAVERRLEAAAPDYEWALIGVDGDGYVVRQCPSDAPGGR encoded by the coding sequence ATGTCCACCGTCACCGGGACACTCCACCAGCGGGCCAGGACCGTCTTCTCCGACCTCGGGTACGTGACCTCCGGGGACGGACGCACGTTCCGCGCCGAGCGCAAGTGGCGGATCGTGCACGTGACACCGATGCCCGAGCCGGAGGCACCGCCCGACTCCGGCGACCTCCGGTGTTTCGTCACGTGGGTCGAGAACCTCGCGGCGGTCGAGCGGCGGCTGGAAGCGGCCGCGCCGGACTACGAGTGGGCCCTGATCGGCGTCGACGGTGACGGCTACGTCGTCCGGCAGTGCCCCTCCGACGCGCCGGGCGGTCGCTGA
- a CDS encoding DUF371 domain-containing protein: protein MDHTQTVSARGHEHVKATHGSTFEVTTDDYLTPAGDCILAVGADRAPADFDDAFVAACRDPDATVTATIEAGGHRDRVVGRGHPDLSFDSDRSAVCRTSDYVDDRTVMVGAGRAAAGLDRELVAALADGASCTFALSVSVAV, encoded by the coding sequence ATGGACCACACCCAGACCGTCAGCGCCCGCGGCCACGAGCACGTCAAGGCAACCCACGGGAGCACGTTCGAGGTGACGACCGACGACTACCTCACCCCGGCCGGTGACTGCATCCTCGCGGTCGGGGCCGACCGCGCGCCCGCCGACTTCGACGACGCCTTCGTCGCCGCCTGCCGCGACCCCGACGCGACGGTCACGGCCACCATCGAGGCGGGCGGGCACCGTGACCGGGTCGTCGGGCGCGGTCACCCCGACCTGAGCTTCGACAGCGACCGCTCGGCGGTGTGTCGCACCAGCGACTACGTCGACGACCGGACGGTGATGGTCGGGGCCGGACGTGCCGCCGCCGGCCTGGACCGGGAGCTCGTCGCCGCGCTGGCCGACGGCGCGTCGTGTACGTTCGCGCTTTCGGTGTCGGTTGCAGTGTAG